From Actinoplanes oblitus, a single genomic window includes:
- a CDS encoding TerC family protein: protein MNVSAWVWLATLVALMAVLAVDLLIIGRRPHEPTMKEASGWVAFYVALALLFGAGVWAVGGGRAAGEFYTGWLTEYSLSVDNLFVFVIIMGRFAVPRRYQQKVLLIGIVLALVMRGAFIAAGAALISQFSWVFYIFGAFLVYTAVTLVKGGENDEEDFKENVLIRWAKRALPLSSSFGDGQFRVVTSAGKRLFTPMLIVMIAIGTTDLIFALDSIPAIFGITKEPYLVFTANVFALMGLRQLFFLLGGLLERLVYLNVGLAAVLAFIGVKLFLEALHTNSLPFINGGNGLHWAPEIPIWLSLLVILGTLGIATVASLAKSARDRKRELITAAH, encoded by the coding sequence TTGAACGTTTCAGCCTGGGTTTGGCTCGCCACGTTGGTGGCGTTGATGGCCGTGCTCGCCGTGGATCTGTTGATCATCGGGCGCCGGCCGCACGAGCCGACCATGAAAGAGGCAAGTGGCTGGGTCGCCTTCTACGTCGCGCTCGCGCTGCTCTTCGGCGCCGGGGTCTGGGCGGTCGGCGGTGGGCGGGCGGCCGGTGAGTTCTACACCGGCTGGCTCACCGAGTACTCGTTGAGCGTCGACAACCTGTTCGTCTTCGTGATCATCATGGGCCGGTTCGCGGTGCCGCGCCGATACCAGCAGAAGGTGTTGCTGATCGGCATCGTGCTCGCGCTGGTCATGCGGGGCGCGTTCATCGCCGCCGGCGCGGCGCTGATCTCGCAGTTCTCCTGGGTGTTCTACATCTTCGGTGCGTTCCTGGTCTACACGGCGGTGACGCTGGTGAAAGGTGGCGAGAACGACGAGGAGGACTTCAAGGAGAACGTGCTGATCCGCTGGGCGAAACGAGCGCTTCCGCTCTCCTCGTCGTTCGGCGACGGGCAGTTCCGGGTCGTCACCTCGGCCGGCAAGCGCCTCTTCACCCCGATGCTGATCGTGATGATCGCCATCGGCACCACTGACCTGATCTTCGCGCTCGACTCGATCCCGGCCATCTTCGGGATCACCAAGGAGCCGTACCTGGTCTTCACCGCGAACGTCTTCGCGCTGATGGGCCTGCGGCAGCTGTTCTTCCTGCTCGGCGGCCTGCTGGAGCGCCTGGTCTACCTGAACGTCGGCCTCGCCGCGGTGCTCGCCTTCATCGGCGTCAAGCTCTTCCTCGAGGCCCTGCACACCAACAGCCTGCCGTTCATCAACGGCGGCAACGGCCTGCACTGGGCCCCGGAGATCCCGATCTGGCTGTCCCTGCTGGTCATCCTCGGCACCCTGGGCATCGCCACGGTCGCCAGCCTGGCCAAATCCGCCCGGGACCGCAAAAGGGAACTGATCACCGCCGCCCACTGA
- a CDS encoding class I SAM-dependent methyltransferase, whose translation MTEIPTIENPRVTEDETRHANRAWWDLDADDYQDEHGAFLGDVDFVWCPERLREADARLLGDVRDRDVLEIGAGAAAGARWLRRQGARAVAMDLSAGMLRHAQAAAARSGVRVPLIQSDALALPFRAASFDIVCTAFGAIPFVADSAAAMREVARVLRPGGSWVFSVTHPMRWVFWDEPDESGLLARNSYFDRSPYVERDEDGRVTYLEQHRTLGDRVRELVAAGFVLRDLIEPEWPEGHEETWGQWSPLRGRLFPGTAIFVCDLPAR comes from the coding sequence GTGACCGAGATCCCCACCATCGAGAACCCTCGGGTGACCGAGGACGAGACGCGCCACGCCAACCGGGCCTGGTGGGATCTCGACGCCGACGACTATCAGGACGAGCACGGCGCCTTCCTCGGCGACGTGGATTTCGTCTGGTGCCCCGAGCGGCTGCGCGAGGCCGACGCGCGACTTCTGGGTGACGTGCGCGACCGGGACGTCCTGGAGATCGGCGCCGGTGCCGCCGCCGGCGCCCGGTGGTTGCGCAGGCAGGGCGCCCGCGCGGTGGCGATGGACCTGTCCGCGGGCATGTTGCGGCACGCTCAGGCCGCGGCCGCCCGGTCGGGCGTACGCGTACCGCTGATCCAGTCGGACGCGCTCGCCCTGCCGTTCCGGGCGGCGTCGTTCGACATCGTGTGCACGGCGTTCGGCGCCATCCCGTTCGTGGCCGACTCGGCCGCGGCGATGCGGGAGGTGGCCCGCGTGCTGCGTCCCGGCGGCAGTTGGGTGTTCTCGGTCACACATCCGATGCGGTGGGTCTTCTGGGACGAGCCCGACGAGAGCGGCCTGCTCGCCCGGAACTCGTACTTCGACAGGTCCCCCTACGTCGAGCGCGACGAGGACGGCCGCGTCACCTACCTGGAACAGCACCGCACGCTCGGCGACCGGGTCCGCGAGCTGGTGGCGGCCGGCTTCGTGCTGCGCGACCTGATCGAGCCGGAGTGGCCGGAGGGGCACGAGGAGACGTGGGGCCAGTGGAGCCCGCTGCGCGGCCGCCTGTTCCCGGGCACCGCGATCTTCGTCTGCGACCTCCCGGCCCGCTGA
- the typA gene encoding translational GTPase TypA, with protein sequence MQTRTDLRNVAIIAHVDHGKTTLVDAMLRQGGQSHARGEMAERAMDSMDLEREKGITILAKNTAISYQPAEGDPVVINIIDTPGHADFGGEVERGLTMVDGVVLLVDASEGPLPQTRFVLRKALQAKLPIILVINKVDRPDARIKEVVDDTYALFFDLDADEDQIEFPIIYACARDGIASLNQPADGAVPQDSADLEPLFSTILNTIPAPTYTEGAPLQAHVVNLDASPFLGRLALCRVHEGTIRKGQTVAWCKTDGTITNVRISELLITEGLERKPAESAGPGDIMAVAGIPEIMIGETLADAENPIPLPLITVDEPAISMVIGTNTSPLVGKVKGAKVTARMVKDRLDKELIGNVSLRVLPTERPDAWEVQGRGELALAILVEQMRRESYELTVGKPQVVTKVIDGKVHEPVERLTIDAPDEYMGAITSLLATRKGRMEQLTNHGTGWLRMEWLVPARGLIGFRTEFLTETRGTGIMHHLYEDHEPWFGDLRTRQNGSLVADRAGAVTPFAMINIQERGQLFVEPTTEVYEGMIVGENSREDDMDVNITKEKKLTNMRAASADNTEKVIPPRKLSLEQSLEFCREDECVEVTPSAIRIRKVVLDQTARGRAAARRKHQQ encoded by the coding sequence ATGCAGACCCGCACCGACCTCCGCAACGTCGCCATCATCGCTCACGTCGACCATGGCAAAACCACACTGGTCGACGCCATGCTCCGACAGGGCGGTCAGTCCCACGCGCGTGGCGAGATGGCCGAACGCGCCATGGACTCCATGGACCTGGAGCGGGAAAAGGGCATCACCATTCTCGCCAAGAACACCGCTATCAGCTACCAGCCGGCCGAGGGCGACCCGGTCGTCATCAACATCATCGACACTCCGGGCCACGCCGACTTCGGTGGCGAGGTGGAGCGCGGCCTGACCATGGTCGACGGCGTGGTGCTGCTGGTCGACGCGTCCGAGGGCCCGCTGCCGCAGACCCGCTTCGTGCTCCGCAAGGCGCTCCAGGCCAAGCTGCCGATCATCCTGGTGATCAACAAGGTGGACCGGCCGGACGCCCGGATCAAGGAGGTCGTGGACGACACGTACGCGCTCTTCTTCGACCTCGACGCGGACGAGGACCAGATCGAGTTCCCGATCATCTACGCCTGCGCCCGCGACGGCATCGCCTCGCTGAACCAGCCGGCCGACGGCGCCGTCCCGCAGGACAGCGCCGACCTGGAGCCGCTGTTCTCCACGATCCTGAACACCATCCCGGCCCCGACCTACACCGAGGGCGCGCCGCTGCAGGCGCACGTCGTCAACCTGGACGCGTCGCCGTTCCTCGGCCGCCTGGCGCTCTGCCGGGTGCACGAGGGCACCATCCGCAAGGGCCAGACCGTCGCCTGGTGCAAGACCGACGGCACGATCACCAACGTCCGGATCTCCGAGCTGCTGATCACCGAGGGCCTGGAGCGCAAGCCGGCCGAGAGCGCCGGCCCGGGCGACATCATGGCCGTCGCCGGCATCCCGGAGATCATGATCGGTGAGACCCTCGCCGACGCGGAGAACCCGATCCCGCTGCCACTGATCACGGTCGACGAGCCGGCCATCTCGATGGTCATCGGCACCAACACCTCGCCGCTGGTCGGCAAGGTCAAGGGCGCCAAGGTCACCGCGCGGATGGTGAAGGACCGCCTGGACAAGGAGCTGATCGGTAACGTCTCGCTCCGCGTCCTGCCGACCGAGCGCCCGGACGCCTGGGAGGTCCAGGGCCGTGGTGAGCTCGCCCTCGCCATCCTGGTCGAGCAGATGCGCCGCGAGTCCTACGAGCTGACCGTCGGCAAGCCGCAGGTGGTCACCAAGGTCATCGACGGCAAGGTGCACGAGCCGGTCGAGCGGCTCACCATCGACGCCCCCGACGAGTACATGGGCGCGATCACCTCGCTGCTGGCCACCCGCAAGGGCCGGATGGAGCAGCTGACCAACCACGGCACCGGCTGGCTGCGGATGGAGTGGCTGGTCCCGGCGCGCGGCCTGATCGGCTTCCGGACCGAGTTCCTCACCGAGACCCGCGGCACCGGCATCATGCACCACCTGTACGAGGACCACGAGCCGTGGTTCGGCGACCTCCGCACCCGGCAGAACGGGTCCCTGGTGGCCGACCGGGCCGGCGCGGTCACCCCGTTCGCGATGATCAACATCCAGGAGCGCGGCCAGCTCTTCGTCGAGCCGACCACCGAGGTGTACGAGGGCATGATCGTCGGGGAGAACTCCCGCGAGGACGACATGGACGTCAACATCACCAAGGAGAAGAAGCTCACGAACATGCGGGCCGCGAGCGCGGACAACACCGAGAAGGTGATCCCGCCGCGCAAGCTGTCGCTCGAGCAGTCCCTCGAGTTCTGCCGCGAGGACGAGTGCGTCGAGGTCACCCCGTCCGCGATCCGCATCCGCAAGGTCGTCCTCGACCAGACCGCCCGGGGCCGCGCCGCCGCGCGCCGCAAGCACCAGCAGTAA
- the rpsA gene encoding 30S ribosomal protein S1, with protein MTSSIEATSSANRVTVDDLGSEEAFLAAIDETIKYFNDGDIVEGTVVKVDRDEVLLDIGYKTEGVIPSRELSIKHDVDPAEVVSVGDHIEALVLTKEDKEGRLILSKKRAQYERAWGTIEKIKEEDGVVRGSVIEVVKGGLILDIGLRGFLPASLVEMRRVRDLQPYVGRELEAKIIELDKNRNNVVLSRRAWLEQTQSEVRTEFLNKLQKGQVRKGVVSSIVNFGAFVDLGGVDGLVHVSELSWKHIDHPSEVVEVGQEVEVEVLDVDLDRERVSLSLKATQEDPWRQFARTHAINQIVPGKVTKLVPFGAFVRVDDGIEGLVHISELAERHVELPEQVVQVGSDVLVKVIDIDLERRRISLSLKQANEGFVEGEEHFDPTLYGMAATYDAEGNYIYPEGFDPETGEWLEGFEKQRETWEKQYADARERWEAHTKQVQASRDADAEAALNPAPTGGVTTSSSTSSSSSAPARSAEEPAGTLATDEALAALREKLAGGKS; from the coding sequence ATGACGAGCAGCATCGAGGCCACCTCGAGCGCCAACCGTGTCACCGTCGACGACCTCGGCTCTGAGGAAGCTTTCCTCGCAGCCATCGACGAGACCATCAAGTACTTCAACGACGGCGACATTGTCGAAGGCACCGTCGTCAAGGTCGATCGGGACGAGGTCCTGCTCGACATCGGCTACAAGACCGAGGGCGTCATCCCCTCGCGCGAGTTGTCGATCAAGCACGACGTGGACCCCGCGGAAGTGGTGTCGGTCGGTGACCACATCGAGGCCCTCGTCCTCACCAAGGAGGACAAGGAAGGCCGTCTGATCCTCTCGAAGAAGCGCGCTCAGTACGAGCGGGCTTGGGGCACCATCGAGAAGATCAAGGAAGAGGACGGCGTCGTCCGCGGCTCGGTCATCGAGGTCGTCAAGGGTGGTCTCATCCTGGACATCGGCCTCCGTGGCTTCCTGCCGGCCTCCCTGGTCGAGATGCGTCGTGTCCGCGACCTGCAGCCGTACGTCGGCCGCGAGCTCGAGGCGAAGATCATCGAGCTGGACAAGAACCGCAACAACGTGGTTCTGTCCCGCCGCGCCTGGCTCGAGCAGACGCAGTCCGAGGTTCGCACCGAGTTCCTCAACAAGCTGCAGAAGGGCCAGGTCCGCAAGGGCGTCGTGTCCTCCATCGTCAACTTCGGTGCCTTCGTGGACCTGGGTGGCGTGGACGGCCTGGTGCACGTCTCCGAGCTCTCCTGGAAGCACATCGACCACCCGTCCGAGGTCGTCGAGGTCGGCCAGGAGGTGGAGGTCGAGGTTCTGGACGTCGACCTGGACCGCGAGCGCGTCTCGCTGTCGCTGAAGGCGACCCAGGAGGACCCGTGGCGTCAGTTCGCCCGGACCCACGCGATCAACCAGATCGTCCCCGGTAAGGTCACCAAGCTGGTTCCGTTCGGCGCCTTCGTCCGCGTGGACGACGGCATCGAGGGTCTGGTGCACATCTCCGAGCTGGCCGAGCGGCACGTCGAGCTGCCCGAGCAGGTCGTCCAGGTGGGCTCCGACGTCCTGGTCAAGGTCATCGACATCGACCTGGAGCGTCGCCGGATCTCGCTGTCGCTCAAGCAGGCCAACGAGGGCTTCGTCGAGGGCGAGGAGCACTTCGACCCGACCCTCTACGGCATGGCCGCGACGTACGACGCCGAGGGCAACTACATCTACCCGGAGGGCTTCGACCCGGAGACGGGCGAGTGGCTCGAGGGCTTCGAGAAGCAGCGCGAGACGTGGGAGAAGCAGTACGCCGACGCCCGCGAGCGCTGGGAGGCCCACACCAAGCAGGTGCAGGCGTCCCGCGACGCCGACGCCGAGGCCGCACTCAACCCGGCTCCGACCGGCGGCGTGACCACCTCGTCGTCGACCTCGTCGAGCTCGTCCGCCCCGGCGCGGTCGGCCGAGGAGCCCGCGGGCACCCTGGCCACCGACGAGGCTCTCGCCGCCCTGCGCGAGAAGCTGGCCGGCGGCAAGAGCTGA
- the uvrB gene encoding excinuclease ABC subunit UvrB has translation MALDIPRLDGRFEVVSDYQPAGDQPAAIDELERRVRAGNRHTVLLGATGTGKSATTAWLIERLQRPALVMAPNKTLCAQLAKEFRELLPHNAVEYFVSYYDYYQPEAYIAQTDTYIEKDSSVNEEVERLRHSATMSLLTRRDTIVVATVSAIYGLGTPQEYIERAVKVKVGGEIDRDKLLRRLVDIQYTRNDVAFQRGTFRVRGDTLEIIPAYEELAVRVELFGDEVEKLYYLHPLTGEVVREVDELIIFPATHYVAGPERMERAIRDIEAELGERLAELERQGKLLEAQRLRMRTTYDIEMMRQVGFCNGIENYSMHMDGRQPGDPAYTLLDYFPDDFITVIDESHVSIPQIGGMYEGDASRKRILIEHGFRLPSAADNRPLRFDEFLDRVGQMVFLSATPGNWEMEQAQGEFVEQVIRPTGLVDPQVVVKPTKGQIDDLMHEIQLRTEKDERVLVTTLTKKMAEDLTDYLLENGIRVRYLHSEVDTLRRVELLKELRKGDYDVLVGINLLREGLDLPEVSLVAILDADKEGFLRSGRSLIQTIGRAARNVSGEVHMYADKITPSMRDAIDETDRRRAKQIAHNEAHGIQPQALRKKIHDILDDIYREAEDTDSAIVGGGGRQMSRGKAPVPETRSKGRAAAGPAREGMARAELAQLIQDLNDQMLGAARELQFELAARIRDEISELKKELRGMDMAGVK, from the coding sequence ATGGCGCTCGACATCCCACGACTCGACGGCCGGTTCGAGGTCGTCAGCGACTACCAGCCGGCCGGTGACCAGCCCGCGGCGATCGACGAGCTGGAGCGGCGGGTCCGCGCCGGTAACCGGCACACCGTGCTGCTCGGCGCCACCGGCACCGGCAAGAGCGCGACCACCGCCTGGCTGATCGAGCGGTTGCAACGGCCGGCCCTGGTCATGGCACCGAACAAGACGCTCTGCGCCCAGCTCGCCAAGGAGTTCCGCGAGCTGCTGCCGCACAACGCCGTCGAATACTTCGTCAGTTACTACGACTACTACCAGCCCGAGGCGTACATCGCCCAGACCGACACCTACATCGAGAAGGACTCGTCGGTAAACGAGGAGGTCGAGCGGCTCCGGCACTCGGCCACCATGTCGCTGCTCACCCGCCGGGACACCATCGTGGTCGCCACGGTCAGCGCGATCTACGGCCTGGGCACCCCGCAGGAGTACATCGAGCGCGCCGTCAAGGTCAAGGTCGGCGGCGAGATCGACCGGGACAAGCTGCTGCGCCGGCTGGTCGACATCCAGTACACGCGCAACGACGTGGCCTTCCAACGCGGCACGTTCCGGGTGCGCGGCGACACGCTGGAGATCATCCCGGCGTACGAGGAACTGGCCGTCCGGGTCGAGCTGTTCGGCGACGAGGTGGAGAAGCTCTACTATCTGCACCCGCTCACCGGCGAGGTGGTCCGCGAGGTCGACGAGCTGATCATCTTCCCGGCGACGCACTACGTGGCCGGTCCGGAGCGGATGGAGCGGGCGATCCGCGACATCGAGGCCGAGCTCGGCGAGCGGCTGGCCGAGCTGGAGCGGCAGGGCAAACTGCTGGAGGCCCAGCGGCTGCGGATGCGCACGACGTATGACATCGAGATGATGCGGCAGGTCGGCTTCTGCAACGGCATCGAGAACTACTCGATGCACATGGACGGGAGGCAGCCCGGCGACCCGGCGTACACGTTGCTCGACTACTTCCCCGACGACTTCATCACGGTCATCGATGAGTCGCACGTCTCGATCCCGCAGATCGGCGGGATGTATGAGGGTGACGCCTCGCGCAAGCGGATCCTGATCGAGCACGGCTTCCGGCTGCCGAGCGCTGCCGACAACCGTCCGCTGCGGTTCGACGAGTTCCTGGACCGGGTCGGCCAGATGGTGTTCCTCTCCGCGACCCCGGGCAACTGGGAGATGGAGCAGGCGCAGGGCGAGTTCGTCGAGCAGGTGATCCGGCCGACCGGCCTGGTCGACCCGCAGGTCGTGGTGAAACCGACAAAGGGCCAGATCGACGACCTGATGCACGAGATCCAGCTCCGGACGGAGAAGGACGAGCGCGTCCTGGTCACCACGCTGACCAAGAAGATGGCCGAGGACCTCACCGACTACCTGCTGGAGAACGGCATCCGGGTCCGCTACCTGCACTCCGAGGTGGACACCCTGCGCCGCGTCGAGCTGCTCAAGGAGCTGCGCAAGGGCGACTACGACGTCCTGGTCGGCATCAACCTGCTGCGTGAGGGTCTCGACCTGCCCGAGGTGTCGCTGGTGGCGATCCTCGACGCCGACAAGGAAGGGTTCCTGCGCAGCGGCCGATCGCTGATCCAGACCATCGGCCGGGCCGCGCGGAACGTGTCCGGCGAGGTACACATGTACGCCGACAAGATCACCCCGTCGATGCGGGACGCGATCGACGAGACCGACCGGCGGCGGGCCAAGCAGATCGCCCACAACGAGGCGCACGGGATCCAGCCGCAGGCGCTGCGGAAGAAGATCCACGACATCCTCGACGACATCTACCGCGAGGCGGAGGACACCGACTCGGCGATCGTGGGCGGCGGTGGCCGTCAGATGTCGCGGGGCAAGGCGCCGGTGCCGGAGACGCGCTCCAAGGGGCGCGCGGCGGCGGGGCCGGCGCGCGAGGGGATGGCCCGGGCCGAGCTGGCGCAGCTCATCCAGGACCTCAACGACCAGATGCTGGGGGCGGCCCGGGAGTTGCAGTTCGAGCTGGCGGCCCGGATCCGCGACGAGATCTCCGAGCTGAAGAAGGAGCTGCGCGGCATGGACATGGCGGGGGTGAAGTAG
- a CDS encoding transglycosylase SLT domain-containing protein, whose translation MKVRLAALTAVLVVAAGCGFGGKDDDKASGSAPTVAVTSESPVPEESPTPEPVETTTAPAPKPSKTSSKPKKTRSSPTPTGPVNNFQAASCTKAPTVKNVSKAKAKAALNAAATKIYWPGSAPTLKVPADLVRAVAWHESGWQSAIENCDGGYGLMQVMPDTEAFINQRFEQSYDYKDYRQNAIIGANQLAWLTKYFGHLFFKDKYDLSTSKCRTDSSPCLLNLVIDGYNMGFGNTETAYRDGKRLSNPEYVAIVRANMRSCFCDNY comes from the coding sequence ATGAAGGTGCGGTTGGCGGCCCTGACGGCGGTGCTGGTGGTGGCCGCGGGATGCGGCTTTGGCGGCAAGGACGACGACAAGGCGTCCGGTTCGGCGCCGACGGTGGCGGTGACGTCCGAGTCGCCGGTCCCGGAGGAGTCGCCCACCCCGGAGCCGGTGGAGACGACGACGGCGCCCGCGCCGAAACCGTCGAAGACCAGCAGCAAGCCGAAGAAGACCCGGTCGTCGCCGACGCCCACCGGGCCGGTGAACAACTTCCAGGCGGCGTCCTGCACCAAGGCGCCGACGGTGAAGAACGTGTCGAAGGCCAAGGCGAAGGCGGCGCTGAACGCGGCGGCGACCAAGATCTACTGGCCCGGGTCGGCGCCGACCCTCAAGGTGCCGGCCGACCTGGTCCGCGCGGTGGCCTGGCACGAGAGCGGCTGGCAGTCGGCGATCGAGAACTGTGACGGCGGATACGGCCTGATGCAGGTGATGCCGGACACCGAGGCGTTCATCAACCAGCGCTTCGAGCAGTCCTACGACTACAAGGACTACCGGCAGAACGCGATCATCGGGGCCAACCAGCTGGCCTGGCTGACCAAGTACTTCGGGCACCTCTTCTTCAAGGACAAGTACGACCTGAGCACCTCGAAGTGCCGGACGGACAGCTCGCCGTGCCTGCTGAACCTGGTGATCGACGGCTACAACATGGGGTTCGGGAACACCGAGACGGCGTACCGGGACGGCAAGCGGCTGTCGAACCCCGAATACGTCGCGATCGTCCGGGCGAACATGCGCTCCTGCTTCTGCGACAACTACTGA
- the coaE gene encoding dephospho-CoA kinase, which translates to MLKVGLTGGIGAGKSAVATRLAQLGAVIIDADKLAREVVEPGTDGLAEIVTAFGDGVLTPEGALDRPALGAKVFGDEAARRRLERIIHPRVRARTAEMIREAPADAIVVNDVPLLVETGLAPTYHLVVVVAADRAVRIERLTRDRGMSAAEAAARIGAQADDATRQAAADVVLPNTDDLAALHARVDLLWRDRLVEFERNVRRGVAAPKSSELSIRQPDPGWPAAAARLIARIRHHLGDALGSAEVHHIGSTAVPGLPAKDIIDLMLSVRTLDQADALAAGLAAAGFPCRPGEWTDNARGLSGETWPKRVHGSADPGRPVILHLRVAGSPGWRFALLMRDHLRAVPAAREAYAAAKAELALRFADRAGYARAKQPWFDEEARAAYDWAEATGWQPPAF; encoded by the coding sequence ATGCTGAAGGTCGGTCTCACGGGTGGCATCGGCGCCGGCAAGAGTGCCGTCGCCACACGGCTCGCGCAGCTCGGCGCGGTGATCATCGATGCCGACAAGCTGGCCCGCGAGGTGGTCGAGCCGGGCACCGACGGGCTGGCCGAGATCGTCACCGCGTTCGGGGACGGGGTGCTCACCCCGGAGGGTGCGCTGGACCGCCCGGCGCTCGGGGCCAAGGTCTTCGGGGACGAGGCGGCCCGCCGGCGGCTGGAGCGGATCATCCACCCCCGGGTCCGGGCGCGCACCGCCGAGATGATCCGCGAGGCGCCCGCCGACGCGATAGTGGTGAACGACGTTCCGCTGCTCGTCGAGACGGGACTGGCGCCGACGTACCATCTGGTTGTCGTCGTCGCGGCGGACCGTGCGGTGCGGATCGAGCGGTTGACCCGCGACCGGGGCATGTCGGCGGCGGAGGCCGCGGCCCGGATCGGCGCGCAGGCCGACGACGCCACCCGGCAGGCGGCCGCCGACGTCGTGCTGCCCAACACTGACGATCTGGCGGCACTGCACGCCCGGGTGGATCTGCTGTGGCGCGACCGGTTGGTGGAGTTCGAGCGGAATGTCCGGCGCGGCGTCGCGGCCCCCAAGTCGTCCGAGCTGAGCATCCGGCAGCCCGACCCGGGCTGGCCCGCGGCGGCCGCCCGGCTGATCGCCCGGATCCGGCATCACCTCGGCGACGCCCTCGGCTCCGCCGAGGTGCATCACATCGGGTCGACAGCGGTGCCGGGTCTGCCGGCCAAGGACATCATCGATCTCATGCTTTCGGTACGCACGCTGGACCAGGCTGACGCGCTCGCCGCGGGTCTCGCCGCCGCCGGTTTCCCGTGCCGGCCGGGCGAGTGGACGGACAACGCCCGGGGGCTGTCCGGGGAGACGTGGCCCAAGAGGGTGCACGGCTCGGCCGATCCGGGCCGGCCGGTGATCCTGCACCTGCGGGTGGCCGGATCGCCGGGGTGGCGGTTCGCCCTGCTGATGCGCGATCACCTGCGCGCGGTGCCGGCCGCCCGGGAGGCCTACGCGGCGGCGAAAGCCGAGCTGGCGCTGCGGTTCGCCGACCGGGCGGGGTATGCCCGGGCCAAGCAGCCGTGGTTCGACGAGGAGGCGCGGGCCGCGTACGACTGGGCGGAGGCCACCGGGTGGCAACCGCCCGCATTCTGA
- a CDS encoding ATP-dependent Clp protease proteolytic subunit, whose product MEAALVNLRHDPSRWGFPVQPPQPPDPGPAFPGWLEERLFDQRIVMIRGQLTSEVATGISAALLTLDAAGQAPIQLHVACPGGELSAALAVVDVIDALVSPVHALVTAEAGGAALAVLAAADRRAGYRHARFKLAEPRAAGVNGTADEVAAAAGQHLRELEEVVVRLAEVTGKPRSRVEDDLSAGRSLNAAEALEYGLLDEVISPKAR is encoded by the coding sequence GTGGAGGCCGCCTTGGTGAACCTGCGACACGATCCGTCCCGGTGGGGCTTCCCCGTGCAGCCACCCCAGCCGCCGGACCCCGGCCCGGCGTTCCCCGGGTGGCTCGAGGAGCGGCTCTTCGACCAGCGCATCGTGATGATCCGCGGCCAGCTCACCAGCGAGGTGGCGACCGGCATCTCGGCGGCGCTGCTCACCCTGGACGCGGCCGGCCAGGCACCGATCCAGCTGCACGTGGCCTGCCCGGGCGGTGAGCTGAGCGCCGCGCTCGCCGTGGTCGACGTGATCGACGCGCTGGTGTCGCCGGTGCACGCGCTGGTCACCGCGGAGGCGGGCGGGGCGGCACTGGCCGTGCTGGCCGCCGCGGACCGCCGGGCCGGTTACCGGCACGCCCGGTTCAAGCTGGCCGAGCCGCGGGCCGCCGGGGTGAACGGGACCGCCGACGAGGTGGCCGCCGCGGCCGGGCAGCACCTGCGGGAGCTGGAGGAGGTGGTGGTGCGGCTCGCCGAGGTGACCGGGAAACCACGCAGCCGGGTGGAGGACGACCTGTCCGCGGGGCGGAGCCTGAACGCGGCGGAGGCCCTCGAATACGGGCTGCTCGACGAGGTGATCTCCCCCAAGGCCCGATGA
- a CDS encoding antibiotic biosynthesis monooxygenase family protein yields the protein MILEVMLIDVLPGRDADFVAAYRLGRPLIAGADGCRGLALKHRVESATRFLLLVEWDSMDAHDHHFRRTERFAQWRALISATLAQPPVSEYFTGLPSLAGQPDPDHDFFAG from the coding sequence ATGATCCTCGAAGTCATGCTTATCGACGTCCTCCCCGGGCGGGATGCCGATTTCGTCGCCGCCTACCGGCTCGGGCGCCCGCTGATCGCCGGCGCCGACGGCTGCCGCGGGCTGGCGCTGAAGCATCGCGTCGAGTCGGCCACGCGCTTCCTGCTCCTGGTCGAATGGGATTCCATGGACGCGCACGATCACCATTTCCGGCGCACCGAACGTTTCGCCCAGTGGCGCGCCCTGATCTCCGCCACGCTGGCCCAGCCCCCGGTCTCCGAGTACTTCACCGGCCTGCCCTCCCTCGCCGGCCAGCCCGACCCGGACCACGACTTCTTCGCCGGCTGA
- a CDS encoding uL11 family ribosomal protein translates to MPPKKKTHEVTLALEAGNAAMVDLGKMLGPTGANMRAVKVEYDEATAKNRGEIIPVIVSVYEDRSHTLAYKTPPTSFLIRKALGIQSGASNPLTQTVGTLSAQQVKEIAERKLPDLNANDMDAAIQIVSGTARSMGVKVAS, encoded by the coding sequence ATGCCTCCCAAGAAGAAGACCCATGAGGTAACCCTCGCGCTTGAGGCGGGTAACGCCGCGATGGTCGACCTCGGTAAGATGCTCGGTCCGACCGGTGCCAACATGCGTGCCGTCAAGGTCGAGTACGACGAGGCCACCGCGAAGAACCGGGGCGAGATCATCCCGGTCATCGTGTCGGTCTACGAGGACCGTAGCCACACGCTGGCCTACAAGACCCCGCCGACCAGCTTCCTGATCCGCAAGGCGCTGGGGATCCAGTCGGGTGCGTCGAACCCGCTGACCCAGACCGTCGGCACGCTCAGCGCGCAGCAGGTCAAGGAGATCGCGGAGCGTAAGCTGCCCGACCTCAACGCGAACGACATGGACGCCGCGATTCAGATCGTGAGCGGCACCGCGCGTTCGATGGGCGTCAAGGTCGCGTCCTGA